One window from the genome of Roseomonas haemaphysalidis encodes:
- a CDS encoding segregation and condensation protein A, which translates to MTEALHLSLDGFEGPLDLLLDLARAQKVDVGKLSIVALVDQYLAVIEGARRVRLELAADWLVMAAWLAWLKSRLLLPEDLGQEEDAEALATQLAERLVELERMRAAVVWLGRHPQLGQDVFPCGQPESFTLSDRSGLSTELPALLRGYVDALRRSAAKRPYRPKPRKLWTVQDALERLARLVGGLPDWGELLAFVPEQLLDPVERRAAMASTLVAGLEMARGGGIELRQEAAFGPILLRRNAATEGCLDAA; encoded by the coding sequence ATGACGGAGGCGCTGCATCTGAGCCTGGATGGGTTCGAGGGGCCATTGGACCTTTTGCTCGACCTCGCGCGGGCGCAGAAGGTGGATGTCGGCAAGCTTTCCATCGTTGCCCTGGTCGACCAGTACCTGGCGGTGATCGAGGGTGCCCGGCGCGTGCGGCTGGAGCTCGCGGCCGACTGGCTGGTGATGGCGGCATGGCTCGCCTGGCTGAAGTCCCGCCTGCTGCTGCCGGAGGATCTTGGCCAGGAGGAGGACGCCGAAGCCCTGGCCACCCAGCTTGCCGAGCGGCTGGTGGAGCTGGAGCGCATGCGGGCCGCCGTGGTGTGGCTGGGCCGCCACCCGCAGCTGGGGCAGGACGTGTTTCCTTGCGGCCAACCGGAAAGCTTCACGCTGTCCGACCGCAGTGGCCTGTCAACTGAGTTGCCTGCGCTGCTGCGTGGCTATGTTGACGCGCTGCGCCGTTCGGCCGCCAAGCGCCCGTACCGGCCCAAGCCCCGCAAGCTCTGGACCGTGCAGGATGCGCTGGAACGGCTGGCGCGCCTGGTCGGCGGGCTGCCGGATTGGGGAGAGCTGCTGGCCTTCGTGCCGGAGCAGCTCCTCGACCCCGTGGAACGCCGCGCGGCCATGGCGAGCACGCTGGTCGCCGGGCTGGAGATGGCCCGGGGCGGCGGCATCGAGTTGCGGCAGGAAGCCGCGTTCGGGCCGATCCTGCTCCGCCGCAACGCCGCGACGGAGGGCTGCCTGGATGCCGCCTGA
- the nagZ gene encoding beta-N-acetylhexosaminidase, whose translation MAEVRAARAVIVGLSGPELLAEEAALLRGQRPLGVILFARNIQDPAQLATLTAAVREELGEEAPILVDQEGGRVARLRPPHWPAFPAPGVFEGCDPAAAEANATLLSMECVAVGMDVICGPVLDLRLPGAHQIVGDRGFSADPAEVVRLAEGWLRGVQSGGGIPVLKHMPGHGRATADSHLELPRVTEPRAELAADIAPFAALAGRGAWGMTAHLLYTALDDRRPATLSPIVIADVIRGEIGFDGLLLSDDLDMKALSGSPGELVTAALAAGCDVALQCSGKLDDTAAALSAAGPLTERARRRIADARAARDAASRGVRPDPIALAQRRDTLLRNIA comes from the coding sequence GTGGCTGAAGTGCGGGCGGCGCGGGCCGTCATCGTCGGACTATCCGGGCCGGAACTGCTGGCGGAGGAGGCGGCGCTGCTGCGCGGGCAGCGTCCGCTGGGCGTGATCCTGTTCGCACGCAACATCCAGGATCCGGCCCAGCTGGCGACTCTAACCGCCGCTGTGCGCGAGGAACTTGGAGAAGAAGCGCCCATCCTGGTGGACCAGGAAGGCGGCCGGGTCGCCCGGTTGCGGCCGCCGCACTGGCCCGCGTTCCCGGCCCCCGGCGTATTCGAAGGCTGCGACCCCGCCGCCGCGGAAGCCAACGCGACGCTGCTGTCGATGGAATGCGTCGCGGTGGGCATGGACGTGATCTGCGGCCCGGTGCTGGACCTGCGGCTGCCCGGCGCGCACCAGATCGTGGGCGACCGCGGCTTTTCCGCCGACCCGGCCGAGGTGGTGCGCCTGGCTGAGGGCTGGCTGCGCGGCGTGCAATCGGGCGGCGGCATTCCCGTGCTCAAGCACATGCCCGGCCACGGACGCGCCACCGCCGACAGCCACTTGGAACTGCCGCGCGTCACAGAGCCGCGCGCCGAGCTCGCGGCCGACATCGCCCCCTTCGCAGCCCTCGCGGGGCGGGGGGCCTGGGGCATGACGGCGCACCTGCTCTACACCGCGCTGGATGACCGGCGCCCGGCCACCCTGTCCCCCATCGTCATCGCCGATGTCATTCGCGGCGAGATCGGCTTCGACGGACTGCTGCTGTCTGACGACCTGGACATGAAGGCCCTGTCCGGGTCGCCCGGGGAGCTGGTGACGGCGGCGCTGGCGGCCGGCTGCGACGTGGCGCTGCAATGCTCGGGAAAGCTGGACGACACGGCCGCCGCGCTTTCGGCGGCCGGGCCGTTGACCGAACGTGCCCGACGCCGCATCGCCGACGCGCGCGCCGCGCGGGATGCCGCCAGCCGGGGGGTGCGTCCGGACCCCATCGCGCTGGCGCAGCGCCGTGATACGCTGTTGCGCAACATCGCATGA
- a CDS encoding SPOR domain-containing protein, whose translation MVMVAGGLAAIVGVGALLGWGITRMTANRPVPVVEADSRPVKVRPDDRGGLRVANQDEIIFERRSGGGSFDAAGRLAPAAEAPNLDALRAATAPPPAAAPRVAEAPAQPAPTTPPAAATPPAAMAPDAAPPVPAAPAAPAPAAAAAPAAPARPAAGTAVVQLGALDSEAGARGEWERLSRRAPELLQGRTPQVIRFERQDQPTMWRLRTGGFTGDTAREFCSAIRAKGGACAVIGG comes from the coding sequence ATGGTCATGGTGGCCGGTGGCCTTGCCGCCATCGTCGGCGTCGGCGCGCTGCTCGGCTGGGGCATCACCCGCATGACGGCCAACCGGCCGGTGCCGGTGGTGGAAGCCGATTCGCGACCGGTGAAGGTGCGCCCGGACGACCGCGGCGGGCTGCGGGTGGCAAACCAGGACGAGATCATTTTCGAGCGGCGTTCAGGGGGCGGCTCGTTCGACGCCGCCGGCCGCTTGGCACCCGCCGCCGAGGCGCCGAACCTCGACGCGCTGCGTGCCGCGACCGCCCCGCCGCCGGCCGCCGCGCCGCGGGTGGCGGAAGCGCCGGCGCAGCCTGCGCCAACCACCCCGCCTGCCGCCGCCACGCCACCTGCGGCGATGGCCCCGGACGCCGCGCCCCCCGTTCCTGCCGCACCGGCGGCGCCGGCCCCCGCCGCTGCCGCCGCCCCCGCCGCTCCGGCCCGCCCGGCGGCCGGCACGGCCGTGGTGCAGCTCGGCGCCCTGGACTCCGAAGCCGGCGCCCGTGGGGAGTGGGAGCGGCTGTCGCGCCGGGCCCCGGAGCTGCTGCAGGGCCGCACGCCCCAGGTCATCCGCTTCGAACGGCAGGACCAACCGACGATGTGGCGCCTGCGCACCGGTGGCTTCACGGGTGACACGGCCCGGGAATTCTGTTCCGCCATCCGCGCCAAGGGTGGCGCCTGCGCCGTGATCGGTGGCTGA
- a CDS encoding site-2 protease family protein has translation MTDWLPELLVAILATVIAITLHEAAHGYAALALGDDTAQRAGRLSLNPIRHVDRVGTVILPGILLITQLLTIGRVVAMFGWAKPIPVDPWQLRNPRFGMVLVAAAGPAMNFFLAWLSALLAHVVLALAGSVPMQVVALGVDFVRLSIMANLLLALFNLLPIPPLDGGRIMVGLLPRSLSRALARVERFGLLVVMAMILILPRLGPQYDVIGWLSGIVTGPAFRLVLQLAGHPV, from the coding sequence GTGACCGACTGGCTGCCGGAACTCCTTGTGGCCATTCTGGCCACGGTGATCGCCATCACCCTGCATGAGGCCGCGCACGGCTATGCCGCGCTGGCCTTGGGCGATGACACCGCCCAGCGCGCCGGGCGGCTGAGCCTCAACCCGATCCGGCATGTGGACAGGGTCGGCACCGTCATCCTGCCCGGCATCCTGCTGATCACGCAGTTGCTGACGATCGGCCGCGTGGTGGCGATGTTCGGTTGGGCCAAGCCCATCCCGGTCGATCCCTGGCAGCTTCGCAATCCTCGCTTCGGCATGGTGCTGGTGGCCGCCGCCGGGCCGGCGATGAACTTCTTTCTGGCCTGGCTGTCGGCGCTGCTGGCGCATGTGGTCCTGGCCTTGGCGGGCTCCGTGCCGATGCAGGTCGTGGCGCTCGGGGTCGATTTCGTGCGGCTCTCGATCATGGCCAACCTGCTGCTGGCGCTGTTCAACCTCCTGCCGATCCCGCCACTGGACGGCGGGCGCATCATGGTCGGGCTGTTGCCGCGCTCGCTGTCCCGGGCGCTGGCGAGGGTGGAGCGCTTCGGGCTGCTGGTGGTGATGGCGATGATCCTGATCCTGCCGCGCCTCGGCCCGCAATACGACGTCATCGGCTGGTTGTCCGGCATCGTCACCGGGCCCGCCTTCCGGCTGGTGCTGCAGCTGGCGGGGCACCCGGTATGA
- the tatB gene encoding Sec-independent protein translocase protein TatB: protein MFDFAWSELALIAVVAVVVIGPKDLPDAIRNVAKGVKKLRGMAAEFQTHADELVKEAKLEDVRQQIQDIRNFDLKGTISRAVDSDGSIQKTFNDNPLKDTWKPTPEGGQVVTEAPPPADTLAPPPTVPAADAPADAPAFIPPTVAAFTADATRDHPPAPAAPPPPADHAGTPEKPATPPATPTV, encoded by the coding sequence ATGTTCGACTTTGCCTGGTCCGAGCTGGCCCTGATCGCCGTCGTCGCGGTGGTGGTGATCGGCCCCAAGGACTTGCCGGATGCCATCCGCAACGTCGCCAAGGGCGTCAAGAAGCTGCGCGGCATGGCCGCCGAGTTCCAGACCCATGCCGATGAGCTGGTCAAGGAAGCGAAGCTGGAGGATGTCCGGCAGCAGATCCAGGACATCCGAAACTTCGACCTGAAGGGCACCATCTCCCGCGCGGTGGACAGCGACGGCAGCATCCAGAAGACCTTCAACGACAATCCGCTGAAGGACACCTGGAAGCCGACGCCGGAAGGCGGGCAGGTGGTGACCGAGGCGCCGCCGCCGGCCGACACGCTGGCGCCGCCACCCACGGTGCCCGCCGCTGACGCTCCCGCCGATGCACCGGCATTTATTCCGCCGACGGTCGCGGCCTTCACCGCCGATGCCACACGCGACCATCCGCCGGCACCAGCGGCGCCCCCGCCGCCGGCCGACCACGCTGGCACGCCGGAAAAGCCCGCCACCCCGCCCGCAACTCCGACAGTCTGA
- the serS gene encoding serine--tRNA ligase — translation MHDIRTVRADPAAFDAAMARRALPPVAAAILEQDSIRRSSQTALQELQARRNQLSKEIGIGKRQGADTAALEAEATALRGRMEALEAEAKAADEAQGALLETLPNALADDVPDGRDEADNVVLHQHGNPPNMPFTPKQHFEIGEALGLMDFAGASKLAGARFTVLRGQLARLERALGQYMLTLHVDEHGFSETAVPLLVNDATMYGTGQLPKFKEDLFRTEDGRWLIPTAEVPLTNLVAGEILAEDALPLRFAALSPCFRSEAGSAGRDTRGMLRQHQFTKVEMVAVTAPEHSDAEHERMTQCAERVLTELGLVWRRVVLCAGDTGFSATKTYDLEVWLPGQGAWREISSCSNTLDFQARRMAARFRPRDAKGTAFVHTLNGSGVAVGRALIAVLETHQQEDGRIAVPAVLAPWMGGLSHIG, via the coding sequence ATGCACGACATCCGCACCGTCCGCGCCGATCCGGCGGCGTTTGACGCCGCCATGGCGCGCCGCGCGCTGCCGCCGGTGGCCGCCGCCATCCTGGAACAGGACAGCATCCGCCGTTCCTCGCAGACCGCGCTGCAGGAGCTTCAGGCGCGGCGCAACCAGCTGTCCAAGGAGATCGGCATCGGCAAGCGCCAGGGTGCCGACACAGCCGCGCTGGAGGCGGAGGCCACCGCGCTGCGCGGCCGCATGGAGGCCTTGGAAGCCGAGGCGAAGGCGGCCGACGAGGCGCAGGGCGCCTTGCTGGAAACCCTGCCCAATGCCCTGGCCGACGATGTGCCCGACGGGCGGGACGAGGCCGACAACGTCGTGCTGCACCAGCACGGCAACCCGCCCAACATGCCGTTCACGCCGAAGCAGCATTTCGAGATCGGCGAGGCCCTGGGGCTGATGGACTTCGCCGGCGCCTCCAAGCTGGCAGGCGCCCGCTTCACGGTGCTGAGGGGCCAGTTGGCCCGGCTGGAGCGCGCGCTGGGCCAGTACATGTTGACGCTGCACGTGGACGAGCACGGCTTCAGCGAGACGGCCGTGCCGCTGCTGGTGAACGACGCCACCATGTACGGCACCGGCCAGCTGCCGAAGTTCAAGGAAGACCTGTTCCGCACCGAGGACGGCCGCTGGCTGATCCCGACCGCCGAGGTGCCGCTGACCAACCTCGTGGCGGGCGAGATCCTGGCCGAGGATGCGCTGCCATTGCGCTTCGCCGCGCTGTCGCCATGCTTCCGGTCCGAAGCCGGCAGCGCGGGGCGTGACACCCGCGGCATGTTGCGGCAGCACCAGTTCACCAAGGTCGAAATGGTGGCTGTCACCGCACCCGAGCATTCCGACGCGGAGCACGAGCGCATGACCCAGTGCGCCGAGCGGGTTCTGACGGAACTCGGCTTGGTGTGGCGCCGGGTCGTGCTGTGCGCCGGCGATACCGGCTTTTCCGCAACCAAGACCTATGACCTTGAGGTCTGGCTGCCGGGGCAGGGCGCATGGCGGGAGATTTCGTCCTGCTCCAATACCCTCGATTTCCAGGCCCGCCGCATGGCGGCGCGCTTCCGGCCCAGGGACGCCAAGGGGACGGCCTTCGTGCACACGCTCAACGGCTCCGGCGTCGCTGTGGGCCGCGCGTTGATCGCGGTGCTGGAAACCCACCAGCAGGAGGACGGCCGGATCGCCGTGCCGGCCGTGCTGGCGCCCTGGATGGGGGGGCTGAGCCACATCGGCTGA
- the scpB gene encoding SMC-Scp complex subunit ScpB gives MPPEQDMPEAEPGMAPIEHALRLAEALLFASERPVPLERLQSFLPDGLRAEAVLTLLTARYAGRGVELAEIGGGYAFRTAPDLAPVLTKVVEVPRKLPRAAMEALAIIAYHQPVTRSEIEEIRGASLAQSTLETLLEHGLIAPRGRKEVPGRPVLWGSTPRFLEQFGLRALTDLPRRDELLAGGAEPSLSGLGH, from the coding sequence ATGCCGCCTGAACAGGACATGCCGGAAGCGGAGCCCGGGATGGCGCCGATCGAGCACGCCCTGCGGCTGGCGGAGGCGCTGCTGTTCGCGTCCGAGCGCCCGGTGCCGCTCGAGCGCCTGCAATCCTTTCTGCCCGACGGCCTGCGGGCCGAGGCGGTGCTGACCCTCCTGACTGCCCGCTATGCCGGGCGGGGGGTCGAACTGGCCGAGATCGGCGGTGGCTATGCGTTTCGCACCGCGCCGGACCTGGCCCCGGTGTTGACCAAGGTGGTGGAGGTGCCGCGCAAGCTGCCCCGCGCGGCGATGGAGGCGCTTGCCATCATCGCCTACCACCAGCCGGTCACCCGCTCGGAAATCGAGGAGATCCGCGGGGCCAGCTTGGCGCAAAGCACGCTGGAAACGCTGCTGGAGCATGGCCTGATCGCCCCGCGCGGCCGCAAGGAGGTGCCCGGGCGCCCGGTGCTGTGGGGCAGCACGCCGCGCTTCCTGGAGCAGTTCGGCCTGCGCGCGCTGACCGACCTGCCCAGGCGGGACGAGCTGTTGGCCGGTGGGGCGGAACCGAGCCTGAGCGGCCTCGGCCACTGA
- the tatC gene encoding twin-arginine translocase subunit TatC codes for MPLIEHLLELRTRLLWSLGAFLIAFAVCYYFSTQIYGFLARPLADVLHQQSGGERRMIFTALYEAFFTYLKVAFFGAVFVSFPVWATQLWLFIAPGLYRSEKRAMLPFMIASPILFLLGAALAYYFIFPLAWKFFISFETPPGAGQLPVQLEAKVSEYLSLVMHMILAFGAAFQMPIALTLMAKVGIVSAAGLKKGRRYAIVGMFVIAAVITPPDIISQIGLAVPLILLYEISILAAGWVSPVRTDEDKS; via the coding sequence ATGCCGCTGATCGAGCATCTGCTCGAATTGCGCACACGCCTGCTATGGTCGCTCGGTGCTTTCCTGATCGCCTTCGCGGTCTGCTATTACTTCTCGACGCAGATCTACGGCTTCCTGGCCCGTCCGCTGGCCGACGTGCTGCACCAGCAGAGTGGCGGCGAGCGGCGGATGATCTTCACCGCGCTCTACGAGGCCTTCTTCACCTACCTGAAGGTGGCGTTCTTCGGCGCGGTCTTCGTCAGCTTCCCCGTGTGGGCCACGCAGCTCTGGCTCTTCATCGCGCCCGGCCTGTACCGCAGCGAGAAGCGGGCCATGCTGCCGTTCATGATCGCCTCGCCGATCCTGTTCCTGCTGGGCGCGGCGCTGGCCTACTACTTCATTTTTCCGCTGGCCTGGAAGTTCTTCATCTCCTTTGAGACGCCGCCAGGCGCGGGCCAGCTTCCGGTGCAGCTGGAAGCCAAAGTCAGCGAATACCTCAGCTTGGTCATGCACATGATCCTGGCCTTCGGCGCTGCCTTCCAGATGCCGATCGCGCTGACGCTGATGGCCAAGGTGGGCATCGTGTCCGCTGCCGGGCTGAAGAAGGGGCGCCGCTACGCGATCGTCGGCATGTTCGTGATCGCCGCCGTGATCACGCCGCCCGACATCATCAGCCAGATCGGCCTCGCCGTGCCGCTGATCCTTCTCTACGAGATTTCCATTCTTGCCGCCGGCTGGGTCAGCCCGGTGCGGACCGACGAAGACAAGAGCTGA